Part of the Paenibacillus antri genome is shown below.
GAGGGCGACGACCGAACCTCGCAAGTCGTCTCGTTGGTCAAGAAGGTGCCTTATTATTCAGGGGAAAAGGGGCTCATCGTCGTCAACGTGCGCTCCAGCTCGCTGCAAGCGCTCGTCCGCGAGATGTACGAAAGCGGGGGCGGGGGAACGGCTTGCCTGTACGACGCCGACGGCGTCCCGCTCGCCGGTCCGGGCTCCGCCTGCGCGAACGGCGCCGCGGCGCATTCCTATTCGTCGACTTCGGCGTATACGGGCTGGGAGCTCCGGATCGGACTGCCGGCGCAGAGCGCCTTTTCGTTCGTGTCGACCTTCTCGTATATTTGGTTCTGGCTCGGGCTGCTCGCCGTCGCCGCCGGCATCGCGGCCATGACGTATATCAGCCACCGGCATTATCGCCCGCTCGAGCAGGTGCTCACCCGCATTCGTTCGTTCGGCGAGGATCGCGACGATCTCGCGTCGAAGGGGGAGCTGAAGGACGAGTTCGCCTTCATCGATCACGCGTTGGTCAGCCTGATCGAGCAGACGAACCACTTCGAGGAGCGGCAGGCGGAGAGCCTGCTCTACCGGCGTAGCCATCTGTTCAAGGAGCTGACGGAAGGCACGCGGCCGATGACGAAGGAGGAGCTGAGCCGGGAGCTCGCCGAGCTCGACCTGGAAGGAACGCTCGATCATATGCTCGCGGCCGTCGTCGAACTGGACGATTACGCCGGCTTCGTCTCGAGCTTCTCGCAGCGGGATCAGTCGCTCTTCAAGTTCACGGTGCGAAGCGTCATCGAGGAAATCGCGGAGGAGGAGGACGAGCTCGTCCTGACCGAGTGGGTGACGCCGAAGCGGCTCGGCGTCTTGTACCGAATGCCGGGCGGCAGCGGCGAACGGCATATGGCGCTCAAGGCGAGCCGTATGTCGGAGCGGGCGAGAGCTTGGGTGGAGCGCTACTTGAAGTTCACCGTCACGTTCGGCATCGGCTCGGCCGTCCGGGAACCGTCGGAAGCGGCGGAGTCGTTCAAGCAGGCGTCTGCGGCGCTGGAGCGGAAAATTTCGCTCGGACCGAATCGCGTCATCGCGTACGATCCCCAGTGGCGCTTGTTGACCGAGCCGTCCGGCGCGGACATGCTGCTGCAGCAGCTTCGCGAAGCGGCGACCTTGTATCGTCTCGGCAATCCGGATTGGGAGCTGCTGCTGAACCATGCGTTCGAAACGATCGCGTCCGGCGTCTATACCCGCGGAGAGGTAACCGGCATGATCCGCCTGTTCAAGTCGCAGCTGAATCGGGAGATGCTGGAGCTGCAAGCCAATCTTCAGGAAGCGTGGTCCTCCGTCGGGGCCCGAAGGCTGCAGGCCGTTCCGGAGGAGCCCGAGTGGGCGACGCAGACGAAGGACGCGCTGTTCGACGTGCTGAAGGACGCCGATCGGGAGCTGCGGAAGCTGAGGATGGACCGGCAGAGCTATCATCTGGCCGCCCAGGTGCGGGAGTACATCGCCGCGCACTACGCGAACCCGGAGCTGTCGCTCTCCCACGTCAGCGACGCGTTCGAGATGAATCAGAAGACATTAAGCCGGATCTTCAAGGAAGAATTCGGCGAGAAATTCGTCGATTACCTCGCGAAGGTACGCGTGGAGCAGGCGAAGCGGCTGCTGACGGAGACGTCGGAACCGATCCAGTCGATCGCCGAGAAAATCGGATATTTGTATCCGATGTCGTTCATCCGCGTATTCAAGAAGGTCGAAGGCGTGACGCCGGGCGATTACCGGAAGGACGCCGGCGCGAAGCCAACCGAATAGAAGCCGTAACCGCCCCGATGGCTCCGCGCCTCGGGGCGGTTTTCCTTTGGGCGTATACAAGAAAGATGAATATTGCCGGAAGCGGCGGCCAGGGGGTACTGTGAGACCTATCACACATCGACTTCTGCCGAAAGGAGAACGAAACTTGCAACCTAATCACGCAGTCGCTGCAGAAGCGAAGAAGCCCGACTCCGGCGCGAACCGGCGCCCGTTCTGGCGGAACCGAGCGTTCAGGCAAAATGTTCCGCTATGGACGATGTTTTTGCCGGTCGTCGCTTTCTATCTGATTTTCAAGTACACCCCCATGTTCGGCCTGATCATCGCCTTCAAGAACTACACCTTCTACGAGGGCATCCTGGGCAGCCAATGGGTGGGACTGGACAACTTCGACAACCTGTTCACGCAGGCGCAGTCGGTCCAGATCATTCGGAACACGCTGATGCTTAGCGTCTTGACGGTGTTCGTCGGCTTCCCGTTCCCGATTCTGCTCGCGATTTTGCTCAATGAAGTGCGCCGGGCTTGGTTCAAGCGAATGATCCAGACGCTCGTATATTTGCCGCACTTCTTCTCCTGGGTCGTCGTCGGCGGCATCGTGGTCACGCTCTTCTCCCAGAGCGGCATCGTCAACGGGCTGTCGACGCGGCTGTTCGGCGGGGAGCCGTTCGCTTATTTGTACAGCGAATGGGCGTGGATCTCGATCTTCCTCGGCTCCGGCATCTGGAAGGAAGCGGGCTTCAGCGCCATCATTTATTTGGCCGCGCTGACGGTCATCGAGCCGAGTCTGTACGAGGCGGCCAGCATCGACGGCGCCGGCAAGTGGCGGCAGATGTGGCACGTGACGTTGCCGGGCCTGAGCTCCACGATCGTCGTCATGCTCATTCTGGCGATGGGGCGCGTCATGGAGGTCGGCTTCGACCAAGTGTACGTGCTGCAAAACCCGATCGTCTCGAACGTCTCCGAGGTCATCAGCACGTTCATCTACACGGCGGGTCTTCAAGGCGGACAATTCAGCTTGACCGCGGCGCTCGGCTTGTTCGAATCGCTCGTCGGCTTCGTCCTCGTCGTGCTGACGAACGCGGTCGCGAAGCGTTTCAACAAACAATTGTGGTGAGAGGAGGAACCTAACGTGCGAAGCGCATTTTCGGAAAAGCTGTTCTACGGATTGAATTACGCGATTCTCGCCGCGGCGGGCCTCTCCTGCCTGCTGCCGCTGCTGCATCTCGTCTCGTTGTCGCTGAGCGGCAAGACGGCCGTCATGTCCGGCTTCGTCGGCATCTGGCCGATCGACGCGACGTTCGAATCGTACGCGCTGTTGTTCCAAGGCACTCCGGTCGTCCGCGCGATGCTCAACAACGTAACGATCACGGCGTTCGGCGTGCTGTACAGCATGATCTTCACGATCCTTGCCGCCTATCCGCTATCGCGGAAGGTGTTCTTCGGCCGGCGGTACTTGACGCTCGCCATCGTGTTCACGATGCTGTTCCAAGGCGGCCTGATTCCGAGTTACCTCGTCGTGAAGCAGCTCGGCCTTATCGATTCGTATTGGGCGCTCTGGCTGCCGGGTCTCGTCAGCACGTTCAATATGCTCATCATGCGAACGTTCTTCGAAAATATTCCCGAGGAGC
Proteins encoded:
- a CDS encoding helix-turn-helix domain-containing protein, coding for MQKKWLFRLIMSYIPIFFAVVFCLMLAFFMGFGELLRKQSLNAHQVYSEQVRHLVDSTLQNIDAMASRDLLLNPKVVDYFDRAGEQSPYTYYGVTEVLLGFTTTMPMVDSIYLYRESDGKVLMQHYASDLTSFGDRRFIEQGMRIDGPMIWSGARTLRLFEGDDRTSQVVSLVKKVPYYSGEKGLIVVNVRSSSLQALVREMYESGGGGTACLYDADGVPLAGPGSACANGAAAHSYSSTSAYTGWELRIGLPAQSAFSFVSTFSYIWFWLGLLAVAAGIAAMTYISHRHYRPLEQVLTRIRSFGEDRDDLASKGELKDEFAFIDHALVSLIEQTNHFEERQAESLLYRRSHLFKELTEGTRPMTKEELSRELAELDLEGTLDHMLAAVVELDDYAGFVSSFSQRDQSLFKFTVRSVIEEIAEEEDELVLTEWVTPKRLGVLYRMPGGSGERHMALKASRMSERARAWVERYLKFTVTFGIGSAVREPSEAAESFKQASAALERKISLGPNRVIAYDPQWRLLTEPSGADMLLQQLREAATLYRLGNPDWELLLNHAFETIASGVYTRGEVTGMIRLFKSQLNREMLELQANLQEAWSSVGARRLQAVPEEPEWATQTKDALFDVLKDADRELRKLRMDRQSYHLAAQVREYIAAHYANPELSLSHVSDAFEMNQKTLSRIFKEEFGEKFVDYLAKVRVEQAKRLLTETSEPIQSIAEKIGYLYPMSFIRVFKKVEGVTPGDYRKDAGAKPTE
- a CDS encoding ABC transporter permease — its product is MQPNHAVAAEAKKPDSGANRRPFWRNRAFRQNVPLWTMFLPVVAFYLIFKYTPMFGLIIAFKNYTFYEGILGSQWVGLDNFDNLFTQAQSVQIIRNTLMLSVLTVFVGFPFPILLAILLNEVRRAWFKRMIQTLVYLPHFFSWVVVGGIVVTLFSQSGIVNGLSTRLFGGEPFAYLYSEWAWISIFLGSGIWKEAGFSAIIYLAALTVIEPSLYEAASIDGAGKWRQMWHVTLPGLSSTIVVMLILAMGRVMEVGFDQVYVLQNPIVSNVSEVISTFIYTAGLQGGQFSLTAALGLFESLVGFVLVVLTNAVAKRFNKQLW
- a CDS encoding carbohydrate ABC transporter permease, encoding MRSAFSEKLFYGLNYAILAAAGLSCLLPLLHLVSLSLSGKTAVMSGFVGIWPIDATFESYALLFQGTPVVRAMLNNVTITAFGVLYSMIFTILAAYPLSRKVFFGRRYLTLAIVFTMLFQGGLIPSYLVVKQLGLIDSYWALWLPGLVSTFNMLIMRTFFENIPEELDEAARMDGCTEWRLLLRIYLPLSLPMLATIGLFYGVSFWNSFFNVLIYMNSPAKYNLTVLIQQMVQSQTILQEFNTMSQLEEVNVTPEGMKAAGIMVMILPMLIVYPLLQKYFVKGVMIGAVKG